From the genome of Dehalococcoidia bacterium, one region includes:
- a CDS encoding redox-sensing transcriptional repressor Rex has translation MSNIRIEVPEVVVERLPQYLRALSNLSESRIEVINSQELGDLLQVTPAQIRKDFSYFGKFGKQGSGYDIKHLLKQLRQILGLHKSWNVAVVGVGRLGRSIISYPGFQPQGFRVVCAFESNTKLIGQVAGGLLVHDFANFKEVAQSEMVKIAIVAVPANAAQDVIDQLVESDIRAILNYAPKPAIVPPNVKIRNVDPVISLQSMTYYLNEQD, from the coding sequence ATGTCAAACATAAGAATTGAAGTTCCTGAAGTCGTAGTTGAACGTTTACCTCAATATTTACGAGCGTTATCGAATCTTTCTGAGTCCCGTATAGAAGTTATAAATTCGCAAGAATTAGGAGATCTTCTCCAGGTCACACCTGCGCAAATCCGCAAAGATTTTAGTTATTTTGGCAAGTTTGGAAAGCAGGGTAGTGGCTACGATATAAAACATCTACTAAAGCAACTACGACAGATCTTGGGACTACATAAATCATGGAACGTTGCAGTGGTTGGTGTAGGTAGATTGGGCAGATCGATCATAAGTTACCCAGGATTTCAGCCCCAAGGGTTCCGTGTGGTATGTGCATTTGAGTCAAACACTAAATTAATTGGGCAGGTTGCTGGAGGGTTGCTTGTGCATGACTTTGCTAATTTCAAAGAAGTTGCACAGTCAGAGATGGTAAAGATTGCAATCGTTGCAGTACCAGCTAATGCAGCACAGGATGTAATCGACCAACTAGTAGAATCCGATATCCGTGCAATTCTAAACTATGCTCCGAAGCCAGCTATTGTTCCACCAAACGTAAAAATTAGAAACGTCGACCCTGTCATATCTTTGCAGTCAATGACCTACTATTTGAACGAACAGGACTAG
- the atpC gene encoding ATP synthase F1 subunit epsilon, with the protein MALRLEIIAAEKIIFEGEVESLVAPGIDGQLGILPKHATLITVLQAGELRYRTTGTGSDVQKLYINSGFLDVQADHVAALIEVTATE; encoded by the coding sequence ATGGCTCTTCGATTAGAGATTATTGCTGCAGAAAAAATTATATTTGAGGGAGAAGTCGAATCCCTAGTAGCTCCGGGTATTGATGGTCAATTAGGAATTTTGCCCAAGCATGCAACATTAATAACAGTATTGCAGGCAGGCGAATTACGTTACCGCACAACTGGAACTGGCTCAGATGTACAAAAGCTTTATATAAATAGTGGATTTTTGGACGTTCAAGCTGATCATGTTGCCGCATTAATAGAAGTTACTGCAACTGAATGA